From one Salinibacterium hongtaonis genomic stretch:
- a CDS encoding SulP family inorganic anion transporter, translating to MAALFPTLAGYQRSWLGRDLLAGFSAGAVVIPQAMAYATVADLPVQVGLYTCIVPMFVYALLGGSHAMSVSTTSTIATLTATTLVSAGVTSHSDNIPRDLVTLSMLVGVILLIARLLRLGSVVEVISRPTLIGLQAAVGVTVATGQLPKLLGEDTEESGHGFIRSLAAAIEAVPQANLATILLSAGSLAALFLFKRFIPAAPAPLIVAAGGIILVAVGVFSGLGVTVLKPLGQVVPTLTLPTFDHVLQLLPGAFAIAVLAFVETSAVGRSIREPGERPLDSNRELLATAGASLLGGLFQSLPAAGGFSQSAVNKNAGARSQVSAIVTVALALLVGLFLGSLIGLLPQATLASLVFFAMLGLIDVRTLAHLWHVSRRDFWVAMVTLAIGLAFGLLSAVAAGVVFTLLLLLTELSKPRVASSTDSEAQVTITLLEPLYTANVRATEQAILDEVDARPGVRIVILDLEVLQEISIAVLDGFEDLDHELSGRGVELRLRSMPRHVVRVAARTEWYARLARAGRVIP from the coding sequence ATGGCGGCACTGTTCCCCACCCTCGCGGGGTACCAGCGGTCGTGGCTGGGGCGCGACCTGCTGGCCGGGTTCTCTGCCGGGGCCGTGGTGATCCCCCAGGCGATGGCCTATGCCACGGTCGCAGATCTACCGGTGCAGGTGGGGCTCTACACCTGCATCGTGCCGATGTTCGTCTATGCGCTGCTGGGCGGGTCCCACGCGATGAGCGTCTCGACCACTTCAACGATTGCCACCCTGACGGCAACCACTCTCGTCTCGGCCGGGGTCACCTCCCACTCCGACAACATCCCGCGCGACCTCGTCACCTTGAGCATGCTCGTGGGGGTGATCCTCCTCATCGCTCGCCTGCTGCGGCTTGGGTCCGTGGTTGAGGTCATTAGCAGGCCGACTCTGATCGGCCTGCAGGCTGCTGTGGGAGTGACGGTGGCCACAGGACAACTGCCCAAGCTCCTTGGCGAAGACACCGAGGAGTCTGGCCACGGGTTCATTCGGTCACTCGCCGCAGCCATCGAGGCGGTCCCGCAGGCAAACCTGGCAACGATTTTGCTCTCCGCAGGGTCCTTGGCGGCGCTCTTTCTTTTCAAACGGTTCATCCCGGCCGCTCCAGCGCCCCTGATCGTGGCCGCCGGCGGCATCATCCTCGTTGCCGTTGGTGTGTTCTCTGGCCTGGGGGTCACCGTGCTGAAGCCACTTGGTCAGGTGGTCCCCACACTGACCCTGCCCACGTTCGACCACGTGCTCCAGCTCCTGCCCGGCGCTTTCGCCATCGCGGTGCTTGCTTTCGTCGAAACGAGCGCGGTCGGCCGCAGCATCCGCGAGCCTGGAGAGCGTCCACTCGATAGCAATCGGGAGCTTCTTGCGACGGCCGGTGCCAGCCTGCTCGGCGGACTCTTTCAATCGCTTCCGGCGGCTGGCGGCTTCTCGCAGAGCGCCGTCAACAAGAATGCCGGTGCCCGCTCACAGGTCTCCGCGATCGTTACCGTGGCGCTTGCCCTGCTTGTCGGGCTCTTTCTCGGCTCCCTGATCGGCCTGTTACCCCAAGCAACCCTCGCCTCACTGGTGTTCTTTGCCATGCTCGGCCTCATCGACGTTCGCACGCTCGCTCATCTGTGGCACGTCAGTCGGCGCGACTTCTGGGTAGCCATGGTCACGCTGGCGATCGGTCTTGCCTTCGGGCTCCTCAGCGCAGTCGCGGCCGGCGTTGTCTTTACGCTGCTTCTGCTGCTCACCGAGCTCAGCAAGCCACGAGTCGCCAGCAGCACCGACAGCGAGGCGCAGGTCACCATCACGCTGCTGGAGCCGCTCTACACGGCCAATGTGCGCGCAACGGAGCAGGCCATTCTTGACGAGGTGGATGCTCGGCCGGGAGTGCGCATCGTGATTCTCGACCTTGAGGTGCTTCAGGAGATATCGATCGCAGTGCTCGACGGCTTTGAAGATTTGGATCACGAGCTGTCGGGCCGCGGCGTGGAGCTTCGGCTCAGGAGCATGCCCCGACACGTCGTCCGGGTTGCGGCACGCACCGAGTGGTACGCGCGCCTGGCCCGTGCCGGGAGGGTGATTCCCTAG
- a CDS encoding VOC family protein: protein MTEVTGIGAWITINYTDAAAAIDYLVRVLGFDEHVDHRASDGSVEHAELLWPPGGGIMIGTDKGGGRWSGLAGEPGTSTAYLVTDDPDAIYERVTAEGWMILRELHDETSYANREFACADPEGNAWSIGTYRGEE from the coding sequence ATGACAGAAGTCACAGGCATCGGAGCCTGGATCACCATCAACTACACAGACGCGGCGGCGGCAATCGACTACCTTGTGCGGGTTCTCGGCTTTGACGAACACGTCGACCACCGGGCATCGGATGGCAGTGTCGAACACGCAGAGCTGCTGTGGCCGCCGGGCGGAGGCATCATGATCGGCACCGACAAGGGTGGAGGCCGCTGGTCAGGGCTTGCGGGCGAGCCCGGCACCTCCACGGCCTACCTTGTCACCGACGACCCCGACGCTATCTACGAGAGAGTCACGGCAGAAGGCTGGATGATTCTGCGCGAGCTTCACGACGAGACGTCGTATGCCAACCGGGAGTTTGCGTGCGCGGACCCCGAGGGCAATGCGTGGAGCATAGGCACGTACCGCGGAGAGGAATAG
- the nucS gene encoding endonuclease NucS → MRLVIARCSVDYAGRLSAHLPLATRLLLLKADGSVLVHSDSLSYKPLNWMSPPCSVSAVEPEPEQSDAGVTEIWKVTQAKTADLLLISIHEILHDSTHELGIDPGLQKDGVEAHLQKLLAEQIETLGDGYRLVRREYMTAIGPVDILANDESGASVAVEIKRRGDIDGVEQLTRYLELMNRDPRIAPVAGVFAAQEIKPQARTLAEDRGIRCVVLDYDAMRGMDDSHLRLF, encoded by the coding sequence GTGCGTCTCGTTATTGCCCGCTGCTCCGTAGATTATGCGGGCCGCCTCAGCGCCCATCTGCCCCTTGCGACCCGTCTTCTGCTGCTCAAAGCAGACGGCAGCGTGCTCGTGCACTCCGATTCGTTGAGCTACAAGCCGCTCAACTGGATGAGCCCGCCGTGCAGCGTGAGCGCCGTCGAGCCAGAACCGGAGCAGTCGGATGCCGGGGTCACCGAAATCTGGAAGGTCACCCAGGCGAAGACCGCCGACCTGCTGCTCATCTCGATCCACGAGATCCTGCATGACAGCACCCACGAGCTCGGCATCGATCCGGGGCTTCAGAAGGACGGCGTCGAGGCGCATCTGCAGAAGCTTCTCGCCGAGCAGATCGAAACCCTCGGCGACGGCTATCGACTGGTGCGCAGGGAGTACATGACCGCAATCGGCCCCGTCGACATTCTCGCCAACGACGAGAGCGGCGCAAGCGTTGCCGTAGAGATCAAACGGCGCGGCGACATCGACGGCGTGGAGCAACTGACCCGCTATCTCGAGCTGATGAACCGCGACCCTCGCATTGCGCCCGTCGCTGGCGTCTTCGCCGCCCAGGAGATCAAGCCGCAGGCGCGCACCCTTGCCGAAGACCGCGGCATCCGCTGCGTTGTGCTCGACTATGACGCGATGCGCGGCATGGATGACAGCCACCTGCGACTCTTCTAG
- a CDS encoding HAD hydrolase-like protein, with protein sequence MSTQWTCILFDLDGTISDSAPGITASLGYMFEKMGMPVPSPAELLDYVGPPILDSFRDMAGMDAVESAQALAIYRRHYLDNSAHSSPIFEGIAPVLRTLHDAGVPLSLATSKPEFPASVILDNANLTQYFRVLAGSSIDEIRSTKKDVIAEALTRFGMIGVDTSNPVMVGDRKYDVEGAAAHGIPTIFADWGYGTIDEQEDALAVLEHPSDLMPLLLP encoded by the coding sequence GTGAGCACTCAGTGGACCTGCATTCTTTTTGACCTTGACGGCACGATCTCAGACTCGGCGCCGGGAATAACCGCTTCGCTCGGTTACATGTTTGAAAAGATGGGCATGCCCGTGCCATCGCCCGCAGAGCTTCTCGACTATGTCGGCCCGCCGATTCTCGACTCTTTCAGGGATATGGCCGGTATGGATGCCGTGGAGTCCGCCCAGGCGTTAGCCATCTATCGCCGTCACTACCTGGATAACAGCGCCCATTCCAGCCCGATCTTCGAGGGCATCGCGCCTGTGCTGCGCACCCTCCATGACGCGGGGGTTCCGCTGTCGCTGGCGACCTCAAAGCCCGAGTTTCCGGCCTCCGTGATTCTCGACAATGCCAACCTCACGCAGTACTTTCGCGTGCTTGCCGGCTCATCCATCGACGAGATCCGCAGCACCAAGAAAGACGTTATCGCCGAGGCGTTGACCCGCTTCGGCATGATCGGCGTCGACACGAGCAATCCCGTGATGGTGGGCGACCGCAAGTACGACGTCGAGGGCGCTGCTGCTCACGGCATCCCCACGATCTTTGCCGACTGGGGCTACGGCACGATCGATGAGCAGGAGGATGCCCTGGCCGTGCTCGAGCACCCGAGTGACCTCATGCCGCTGCTTCTGCCCTAG
- a CDS encoding MFS transporter: MNSISNDILAGGITRRQATTWRNGIFMLFGVSGLALASWLARTPAVKQALDLSTSDMGLLLFGIAIGSLCGLLLSSHLIAHFGARSVMLASLIALAVGQVVTGFAITGTPSFALAFAGLCLLGAGLGTCDVGMNLSGAVTERVLGRTMMPVFHAFFSIGTILGALLAAGAELLNISLLAQNIAVGIAVVVIGGAGVRMTQSEHILETPSESGEAPSRSTWRERLLVWRNPRILAIGVIVLGMALAEGAANDWLTLAVVQEHGVANETGALIFGVFVTAMTAGRLAGVRVIDRFGRVPVLRACAVLAVIGLSLVILVPILWIVIVGVVLWGLGASLGFPTGMSAAADDPRTAAASVSAVATIGYLAFLAGPPMIGFVGEQIGLLGALGLVLVLIIIAGFASPAAREPQEQRMSR; encoded by the coding sequence GTGAATAGCATCAGCAACGACATCCTCGCCGGGGGTATCACCCGTCGCCAGGCGACGACCTGGCGCAACGGCATCTTCATGCTATTCGGTGTCAGCGGGCTCGCGCTTGCCAGTTGGCTAGCGCGAACGCCAGCGGTGAAGCAGGCTCTCGACCTCTCGACCTCCGACATGGGCCTGCTGTTGTTCGGCATAGCGATCGGTTCACTGTGCGGGCTACTGCTCTCAAGCCACCTGATCGCCCATTTTGGGGCTCGCTCGGTGATGCTCGCGAGCCTTATCGCGCTGGCCGTTGGGCAGGTGGTGACGGGATTTGCCATCACCGGCACGCCCTCCTTCGCCCTCGCATTCGCAGGCCTCTGCCTGCTCGGCGCCGGCCTCGGCACCTGCGATGTGGGCATGAATCTCTCGGGTGCGGTCACTGAGCGGGTACTGGGCCGCACGATGATGCCGGTTTTTCACGCATTTTTTAGCATCGGCACCATCCTCGGCGCCCTTCTCGCTGCGGGCGCCGAACTGCTCAACATCTCGCTGCTGGCGCAGAACATTGCCGTGGGCATCGCCGTGGTCGTCATAGGCGGTGCCGGGGTGCGGATGACGCAGTCCGAGCACATTCTCGAAACCCCCTCCGAATCGGGCGAGGCACCCTCTCGGTCGACCTGGAGAGAACGCCTGCTCGTCTGGCGCAACCCGCGCATTCTCGCCATCGGGGTCATCGTGCTCGGCATGGCACTGGCGGAGGGTGCGGCCAACGACTGGCTCACCCTTGCCGTCGTGCAAGAGCACGGCGTCGCTAACGAGACCGGCGCCCTCATTTTTGGCGTGTTTGTGACGGCAATGACGGCCGGTCGGCTCGCGGGCGTTCGCGTCATCGATCGGTTCGGGCGCGTTCCGGTGCTGCGAGCGTGCGCCGTGCTGGCCGTCATTGGCCTGAGCCTGGTGATCCTCGTGCCCATCCTGTGGATCGTCATCGTTGGCGTAGTGCTGTGGGGGCTCGGTGCATCCCTCGGATTCCCCACCGGAATGTCCGCCGCGGCGGACGACCCCCGCACCGCCGCCGCGAGTGTGAGCGCCGTCGCCACAATCGGCTACCTGGCGTTTCTCGCCGGCCCGCCCATGATCGGTTTCGTCGGCGAGCAGATCGGACTACTGGGAGCACTGGGGCTCGTTCTCGTGCTCATCATCATCGCCGGATTCGCCTCGCCCGCAGCACGTGAGCCTCAGGAACAACGCATGAGCCGCTAA
- a CDS encoding MarR family winged helix-turn-helix transcriptional regulator — translation MSDDPLALDRQVCFALAATSRSIVGIYRPVLEPLGLTHPQYLVMLALWERSPRTLTDLGQTLLLESATLSPLLKRLESAGLITRARSLDDERALAVSLTPAGTALRDRAEAVPGQIVERLGLPVSDLERLRDALTIVLTAASAPQATAQ, via the coding sequence GTGTCCGATGATCCGCTCGCCCTCGACCGCCAGGTCTGCTTCGCCCTCGCCGCTACGTCTCGCAGCATCGTCGGCATCTACCGGCCTGTTCTCGAACCCCTCGGGCTCACACACCCTCAATATCTCGTCATGCTGGCCCTGTGGGAGCGCAGCCCCCGCACCCTCACCGATCTGGGGCAGACACTGCTGCTCGAATCGGCCACCCTCTCCCCGCTGCTCAAGCGCCTTGAATCCGCTGGGCTCATTACCCGCGCCCGCAGTCTCGACGACGAACGTGCCCTCGCAGTGAGCCTCACCCCCGCCGGCACCGCACTCAGGGACAGGGCAGAAGCCGTGCCGGGCCAAATCGTAGAGCGACTCGGCCTGCCCGTCAGCGACCTCGAGCGGCTGAGGGATGCCCTCACCATCGTGCTCACCGCGGCGAGCGCACCGCAGGCCACCGCACAGTAG
- a CDS encoding YciI family protein: protein MAHHVVLYRYTDDVTARDDARADHRSYLSTLLDSGELLVSGPTNGSDGVGAMLIVNAESADRVAELLDVDPFATRGVIAERTILEYTVVFGSVG, encoded by the coding sequence ATGGCACACCACGTCGTTCTCTACCGTTACACCGACGACGTAACCGCGCGCGATGACGCCCGCGCCGATCACCGCAGCTACCTCTCGACCCTGCTCGATTCCGGCGAGCTGCTCGTGAGTGGCCCGACTAACGGCTCAGACGGAGTCGGCGCGATGCTCATTGTGAATGCGGAATCTGCCGACCGCGTCGCGGAGCTTCTCGACGTCGACCCCTTTGCCACGCGCGGAGTCATCGCCGAGCGCACAATCCTCGAATACACGGTCGTTTTCGGCTCCGTCGGCTAA
- a CDS encoding carboxylesterase family protein, protein MSMPSLAQPTFAPPCGPVVGWVDVDVARATGIPYAHADRFEAPVAATDWTEPHDATTWSPSCPQQPVPFLAEVLGSTAATIPPNEHCQNLSVTMPLDLAPDERVPVMVWIHGGSYSSGAGDVPIMDPRALVRDHRVVVVTVTYRLATFGFVGGIDGRPANLGLLDQIEAFRWVKRNIAAFGGDPERVTAFGQSAGADAIAHIMATPDAASLFSRAIIQSPPLGLARGRAKMAAAMAEATSSFTPEMTAADIVAKQPDIVAAGTGFGLVSSMPYGIQYGHDPLPSEEGVNDAWSAVAKDIDVLIGSTAEEARLFTPRLEGLQKWISLRGVGPAIHRLVVSALTKSMYTRAISDFAKRYARAGGTIHSYVISWSAPGNQYGSAHTIDLPLLFGDEQSWKAATLLTGATWPEIDAHARTVRALWSSFAHGERLPDSGSIPGVLTYRKA, encoded by the coding sequence ATGTCCATGCCGAGCCTCGCCCAGCCCACATTCGCCCCGCCCTGCGGCCCGGTCGTCGGCTGGGTCGACGTCGATGTCGCTCGCGCCACCGGCATCCCCTACGCGCATGCCGATCGGTTCGAGGCTCCCGTCGCCGCGACCGACTGGACCGAGCCGCACGATGCCACCACCTGGTCGCCGTCCTGCCCCCAACAACCGGTGCCCTTTCTCGCCGAGGTCCTCGGCAGCACCGCAGCGACGATTCCCCCCAACGAGCACTGCCAGAACCTCTCCGTGACCATGCCGCTCGACCTCGCCCCCGATGAGCGGGTGCCCGTCATGGTGTGGATCCACGGCGGGTCCTACTCATCGGGAGCCGGGGATGTGCCGATCATGGACCCGCGCGCCCTCGTGCGCGATCACCGAGTGGTCGTGGTGACCGTGACCTACCGCCTCGCAACGTTCGGCTTTGTCGGCGGCATCGATGGCCGGCCCGCCAATCTGGGTCTGCTCGACCAGATTGAGGCGTTCCGCTGGGTCAAACGCAACATTGCGGCCTTTGGCGGCGATCCCGAGCGGGTGACGGCCTTTGGCCAGTCGGCGGGAGCCGACGCGATCGCCCACATCATGGCCACCCCGGATGCTGCTTCGCTGTTCTCGCGGGCCATCATCCAGAGCCCCCCGCTCGGCCTTGCCCGCGGCCGCGCCAAGATGGCCGCGGCGATGGCGGAGGCAACGTCGTCCTTTACCCCCGAGATGACGGCCGCAGATATTGTGGCCAAGCAACCAGACATCGTTGCGGCAGGAACCGGCTTCGGCCTCGTGAGCTCGATGCCCTACGGAATCCAATATGGCCACGACCCGCTGCCCTCCGAGGAGGGCGTCAATGACGCGTGGAGTGCCGTGGCCAAAGACATCGACGTGCTTATCGGCAGCACCGCGGAGGAGGCTCGGCTCTTTACTCCCCGCCTGGAGGGTTTGCAGAAGTGGATTTCGCTGCGCGGGGTGGGCCCGGCCATCCACCGTTTGGTTGTGAGCGCCCTCACCAAGTCGATGTACACCCGCGCCATCTCCGATTTTGCGAAACGGTATGCGCGGGCGGGTGGCACCATCCACAGCTATGTGATTTCGTGGTCGGCACCCGGCAACCAGTATGGTTCGGCTCACACGATTGACCTGCCGCTGCTCTTTGGCGACGAGCAGAGCTGGAAGGCGGCAACCCTGCTCACAGGGGCCACCTGGCCCGAGATCGATGCCCATGCCCGCACAGTGCGCGCCCTCTGGTCGAGCTTCGCCCACGGCGAGCGCCTGCCCGACAGCGGCAGCATCCCGGGAGTGCTCACCTACCGCAAGGCCTAG
- a CDS encoding NAD(P)/FAD-dependent oxidoreductase codes for MIDTDVLIVGGGPVGIAAAIDARLAGLTAVVMEPRSFPIDKACGELLLPGCLPLLERLGVVPEGMPLRGIGYYGTGAYSQGAEHEFARSQAMGIRRPELHHLLVTRMHELGIERDHGRLTGLHQDAHGVTAVNDLGYSIRAKWLLGCDGLRSATARLSGLAGNTRVTGIAGAPRYGMRRHFVIEPWNDLAEVHFGEVAEVAVTPVAPYLVTVTVMGPRGVGFAETVRSVPALAERLTTATPITDPRGAGPFRRRTIARTSGRILLVGDASGHVDALTAAGLRLGFDNARAAVEAVVRAAPAEYEREWRRLRRQFHPMTASLSAVAGSGMRRGLVPVAVRAPGAFAAAMESLAQ; via the coding sequence ATGATTGACACCGACGTTCTGATCGTGGGCGGCGGGCCCGTCGGCATCGCCGCAGCCATCGACGCTCGACTGGCTGGTCTCACCGCCGTCGTCATGGAACCGCGGTCATTCCCGATCGACAAGGCCTGTGGAGAACTGCTTCTGCCGGGCTGCCTGCCTCTGCTGGAGCGCCTCGGCGTCGTGCCAGAGGGAATGCCGCTGCGGGGCATCGGCTACTACGGCACGGGGGCATATTCCCAGGGAGCCGAGCATGAGTTCGCGCGAAGCCAGGCCATGGGAATTAGGAGGCCCGAGCTCCACCACCTCCTTGTGACACGAATGCATGAGCTCGGCATCGAGCGCGATCACGGCCGTCTGACAGGGCTGCATCAGGATGCCCACGGTGTGACGGCCGTAAATGACCTTGGTTACAGCATCCGCGCCAAATGGCTTTTGGGCTGCGATGGGTTGCGATCGGCGACCGCCCGGCTCTCGGGACTCGCTGGCAACACTCGAGTAACGGGGATCGCAGGGGCACCTCGTTATGGAATGCGCAGGCACTTCGTGATCGAGCCGTGGAATGACCTGGCCGAAGTGCACTTTGGCGAAGTGGCTGAGGTTGCCGTGACTCCCGTCGCACCCTACCTCGTGACCGTGACCGTGATGGGGCCGCGAGGGGTTGGTTTTGCCGAAACGGTGAGGAGCGTTCCCGCTCTCGCGGAGCGGCTGACGACGGCGACGCCGATCACCGACCCGCGGGGGGCTGGCCCGTTCCGCCGACGCACCATCGCTCGGACCTCCGGGCGCATCCTGCTGGTGGGGGATGCTTCGGGTCACGTGGATGCGCTCACTGCTGCAGGGCTCCGGCTGGGCTTCGATAATGCCAGGGCCGCGGTGGAGGCGGTCGTTCGTGCCGCGCCGGCCGAATACGAACGCGAGTGGCGCAGGCTTCGACGTCAGTTCCACCCCATGACGGCGAGCCTGTCGGCCGTGGCGGGGTCAGGGATGCGGCGCGGTCTGGTTCCCGTTGCGGTTCGGGCGCCCGGCGCCTTCGCGGCGGCGATGGAGTCGCTCGCGCAGTAG
- a CDS encoding LacI family DNA-binding transcriptional regulator, producing the protein MSDSTKHEHHPAASGHRPTLAEVAQRAGVSRSTASLAFSGAGPVSDATRARVFAAAESLGYGGPDPVARSLRSGRSGVIGVVIEERVRDAFRDPMNIAMLDGLSDGTSSLGTALLLLPDTDEPESQAPRRPGPIETAAMDAVVLVGCSTRLDRPVSVLRRRGIPIVAIEAEPMEGVLEIALDNREASATAARHLYELGHRDIAVVTLPLGPQHVAGPLSADWQEEATSYTAAQRLSGVLDVFTTLRGWMAPASSTASGIAAGRALLSDAEHRPTAIIAQSDLLAVGILRAAEELGLSVPQDISVVGFDGIRLDGYGPWNLTTLVQPAVEKGRAAGIGIARLLAGETPKPTLLRCTFRRGATTAAPRATD; encoded by the coding sequence ATGAGCGATTCCACCAAGCATGAGCATCACCCCGCTGCGAGCGGGCACCGGCCGACCCTCGCGGAGGTCGCTCAGCGCGCCGGAGTCTCACGTTCGACAGCATCCCTCGCCTTCAGCGGGGCTGGTCCCGTCTCTGACGCGACCCGAGCCCGGGTTTTCGCGGCGGCAGAATCCCTGGGTTACGGCGGCCCGGACCCCGTTGCCCGCTCCCTGCGCAGCGGCCGCAGCGGCGTCATCGGAGTCGTCATAGAAGAACGGGTTCGGGACGCGTTTCGCGACCCCATGAACATCGCCATGCTCGACGGCCTCTCCGATGGCACGTCGAGCCTGGGAACAGCACTGCTGTTGCTGCCCGACACCGACGAGCCGGAATCGCAAGCCCCGCGTCGACCGGGTCCCATCGAAACCGCGGCGATGGATGCTGTTGTGCTGGTCGGATGCAGCACCCGCCTCGACCGCCCCGTCTCCGTGCTGCGCCGCCGCGGAATCCCGATCGTGGCCATCGAGGCCGAGCCGATGGAGGGCGTGCTCGAGATCGCGCTCGACAACCGAGAGGCGAGCGCAACGGCGGCGCGACACCTCTACGAGCTCGGACATCGCGACATTGCCGTCGTGACGCTGCCGCTCGGACCGCAGCATGTGGCCGGACCACTCAGTGCCGACTGGCAAGAGGAAGCCACCTCCTACACGGCGGCCCAGCGGCTCAGCGGAGTGCTCGACGTGTTCACCACGCTACGCGGGTGGATGGCGCCCGCCAGCTCAACAGCTTCAGGCATTGCCGCCGGGCGTGCGCTGCTCTCCGATGCCGAGCATCGCCCCACCGCGATCATCGCGCAGAGCGACCTGCTCGCCGTGGGCATTCTCAGGGCGGCAGAAGAACTCGGGCTTTCGGTGCCGCAGGACATCAGCGTCGTCGGCTTCGACGGCATCCGCCTCGACGGCTACGGCCCGTGGAACCTCACAACCCTCGTGCAGCCCGCCGTCGAAAAGGGCAGGGCGGCGGGGATCGGCATCGCCAGACTGCTCGCCGGCGAGACGCCCAAACCAACGCTGCTGCGGTGCACGTTCCGCCGCGGCGCCACGACGGCGGCGCCCCGCGCCACCGACTAG